From Nicotiana tabacum cultivar K326 chromosome 22, ASM71507v2, whole genome shotgun sequence, one genomic window encodes:
- the LOC107830484 gene encoding transcription factor bHLH80 isoform X2: MQRGSGGGSGLSRYRSAPATWLEALLESDTENEVVLNPSSPILHSPNKPPPHPSTTQQQLPELVKPETRFTGDPGLFESGGSSNFLRQQSSPAEFLSHINSDGYFSSYGIPSSLNYISQPIKRPREDDSESSPRKLSAHLKGEPSGQLRGSGGSLDAEMEKLMDDLVPCKVRAKRGCATHPRSIAERVRRTRISDRIRKLQELVPSMDKQTNTADMLEEAVEYVKFLQKQIQELTEHQKKCTCSEKDQ; encoded by the exons ATGCAACGTGGAAGTGGCGGAGGCAGTGGATTATCCCGGTACCGTTCAGCTCCGGCGACATGGTTAGAAGCACTTCTCGAATCCGACACTGAAAACGAAGTGGTTCTTAACCCTTCTTCTCCCATTTTACACTCACCCAATAAACCACCACCCCACCCATCAACTACTCAGCAGCAGCTTCCGGAGCTTGTTAAACCGGAAACTAGGTTCACTggcgatccgggtctgtttgAATCCGGCGGTAGTAGTAATTTTCTCCGGCAGCAGAGTTCTCCGGCGGAGTTTCTTTCACATATTAACTCAGATGGTTACTTCTCAAGCTATGGAATTCCCTCCAGTTTGAACTATATTTCTCAGCCAATTAAGCGGCCCAGAGAAGATGATTCCGAAAGTTCGCCCCGAAAATTATCAGCCCACTTG AAGGGAGAGCCAAGTGGACAGTTACGTGGTTCTGGTGGATCACTGGATGCTGAAATGGAGAAGCTCATGGATGATTTGGTGCCTTGTAAGGTTCGAGCAAAGCGTGGTTGTGCTACCCATCCTCGCAGCATTGCTGAGCGA GTTCGTCGAACGCGCATAAGTGACAGAATAAGGAAGCTTCAGGAACTGGTGCCAAGTATGGACAAG CAAACCAACACTGCCGACATGTTGGAAGAAGCAGTTGAATATGTCAAGTTTCTGCAGAAACAGATTCAG
- the LOC107830484 gene encoding transcription factor bHLH80 isoform X3 translates to MQRGSGGGSGLSRYRSAPATWLEALLESDTENEVVLNPSSPILHSPNKPPPHPSTTQQQLPELVKPETRFTGDPGLFESGGSSNFLRQQSSPAEFLSHINSDGYFSSYGIPSSLNYISQPIKRPREDDSESSPRKLSAHLLFVFGRCRRESQVDSYVVLVDHWMLKWRSSWMIWCLVRFEQSVVVLPILAALLSEFVERA, encoded by the exons ATGCAACGTGGAAGTGGCGGAGGCAGTGGATTATCCCGGTACCGTTCAGCTCCGGCGACATGGTTAGAAGCACTTCTCGAATCCGACACTGAAAACGAAGTGGTTCTTAACCCTTCTTCTCCCATTTTACACTCACCCAATAAACCACCACCCCACCCATCAACTACTCAGCAGCAGCTTCCGGAGCTTGTTAAACCGGAAACTAGGTTCACTggcgatccgggtctgtttgAATCCGGCGGTAGTAGTAATTTTCTCCGGCAGCAGAGTTCTCCGGCGGAGTTTCTTTCACATATTAACTCAGATGGTTACTTCTCAAGCTATGGAATTCCCTCCAGTTTGAACTATATTTCTCAGCCAATTAAGCGGCCCAGAGAAGATGATTCCGAAAGTTCGCCCCGAAAATTATCAGCCCACTTG CTGTTTGTGTTTGGGAGGTGTAGAAGGGAGAGCCAAGTGGACAGTTACGTGGTTCTGGTGGATCACTGGATGCTGAAATGGAGAAGCTCATGGATGATTTGGTGCCTTGTAAGGTTCGAGCAAAGCGTGGTTGTGCTACCCATCCTCGCAGCATTGCTGAGCGA GTTCGTCGAACGCGCATAA
- the LOC107830484 gene encoding transcription factor bHLH80 isoform X1, producing the protein MQRGSGGGSGLSRYRSAPATWLEALLESDTENEVVLNPSSPILHSPNKPPPHPSTTQQQLPELVKPETRFTGDPGLFESGGSSNFLRQQSSPAEFLSHINSDGYFSSYGIPSSLNYISQPIKRPREDDSESSPRKLSAHLKGEPSGQLRGSGGSLDAEMEKLMDDLVPCKVRAKRGCATHPRSIAERVRRTRISDRIRKLQELVPSMDKLMQFMIGTDFCYPQQTNTADMLEEAVEYVKFLQKQIQELTEHQKKCTCSEKDQ; encoded by the exons ATGCAACGTGGAAGTGGCGGAGGCAGTGGATTATCCCGGTACCGTTCAGCTCCGGCGACATGGTTAGAAGCACTTCTCGAATCCGACACTGAAAACGAAGTGGTTCTTAACCCTTCTTCTCCCATTTTACACTCACCCAATAAACCACCACCCCACCCATCAACTACTCAGCAGCAGCTTCCGGAGCTTGTTAAACCGGAAACTAGGTTCACTggcgatccgggtctgtttgAATCCGGCGGTAGTAGTAATTTTCTCCGGCAGCAGAGTTCTCCGGCGGAGTTTCTTTCACATATTAACTCAGATGGTTACTTCTCAAGCTATGGAATTCCCTCCAGTTTGAACTATATTTCTCAGCCAATTAAGCGGCCCAGAGAAGATGATTCCGAAAGTTCGCCCCGAAAATTATCAGCCCACTTG AAGGGAGAGCCAAGTGGACAGTTACGTGGTTCTGGTGGATCACTGGATGCTGAAATGGAGAAGCTCATGGATGATTTGGTGCCTTGTAAGGTTCGAGCAAAGCGTGGTTGTGCTACCCATCCTCGCAGCATTGCTGAGCGA GTTCGTCGAACGCGCATAAGTGACAGAATAAGGAAGCTTCAGGAACTGGTGCCAAGTATGGACAAG CTCATGCAATTCATGATTGGCACTGACTTTTGCTATCCACAGCAAACCAACACTGCCGACATGTTGGAAGAAGCAGTTGAATATGTCAAGTTTCTGCAGAAACAGATTCAG